One window of the Delphinus delphis chromosome 20, mDelDel1.2, whole genome shotgun sequence genome contains the following:
- the USF2 gene encoding upstream stimulatory factor 2 isoform X2, whose protein sequence is MDMLDPGLDPAASATAAAAAASHDKGPEAEEGVELQEGGDGPGAEEQTAVAIASVQQAAFGDHNIQYQFRTENNGGQVTYRVVQVTDGQLDGQGDTAGAVSVVSTAAFAGGQQAVTQAVIQNPFSNGGSPAAEAVSGEARFAYFPASSVGDTTAVSVQTTDQSLQAGGQFYVMMTPQDVLQTGTQRTIAPRTHPYSPKIDGTRTPRDERRRAQHNEVERRRRDKINNWIVQLSKIIPDCNADNSKTGASKGGILSKACDYIRELRQTNQRMQEAFKEAERLQMDSELLRQQIEELKNENAVLRAQLQQHNLEMVGESARQ, encoded by the exons aTGGACATGCTGGACCCGGGTCTGGATCCTGCTGCCTCGGCTaccgctgctgctgccgccgccag TCACGACAAGGGACCCGAGGCAGAGGAGGGCGTCGAGCTGCAGGAAG GCGGGGACGGCCCTGGGGCGGAGGAGCAGACGGCGGTGGCCATCGCCAGCGTCCAGCAGGCGGCGTTCGGCGACCACAACATCCAGTACCAATTCCGCACAGAGAATAATGGAGGACAG GTGACATACCGCGTAGTCCAGGTGACTGATGGTCAGCTGGACGGCCAGGGCGACACAGCAGGCGCCGTCAGCGTCGTGTCTACGGCTGCCTTCGCGGGGGGGCAGCAGGCTGTGACCCAG GCTGTAATCCAAAATCCCTTCAGCAATGGTGGCAGCCCGGCAGCTGAGGCTGTCAGTGGGGAGGCACGATTTGCCTATTTCCCAGCGTCCAGTGTGGGAGATACCACGGCTGTGTCCGTACAGACCACAGACCAGAGCTTGCAGGCTGGAg GCCAGTTCTATGTCATGATGACGCCCCAGGACGTGCTTCAGACAGGAACGCAGAGGACAATTGCACCCCGGACACACCCCTACTCCCC gaaaATCGACGGAACCAGGACACCACGGGATGAGAGAAGGAGAGCTCAACATAATGAAG TGGAGCGGAGGCGGAGGGACAAGATCAACAACTGGATCGTCCAGCTTTCAAAAATCATTCCAGATTGTAATGCAGATAATAGCAAGACAGGAGCG AGTAAAGGAGGGATCCTGTCGAAGGCCTGCGACTACATCCGGGAGCTGCGCCAGACCAACCAGCGCATGCAGGAGGCCTTCAAGGAGGCCGAGCGGCTGCAGATGGACAGTGAGCTCCTGAGGCAGCAG ATCGAGGAGCTGAAGAACGAGAACGCCGTGCTCCGCGCCCAGCTGCAGCAGCACAACCTGGAGATGGTGGGCGAGAGCGCCCGGCAGTGA
- the USF2 gene encoding upstream stimulatory factor 2 isoform X1, translated as MDMLDPGLDPAASATAAAAAASHDKGPEAEEGVELQEGGDGPGAEEQTAVAIASVQQAAFGDHNIQYQFRTENNGGQVTYRVVQVTDGQLDGQGDTAGAVSVVSTAAFAGGQQAVTQVGVDGATQRPGPAAASVPPGPAAPFPLAVIQNPFSNGGSPAAEAVSGEARFAYFPASSVGDTTAVSVQTTDQSLQAGGQFYVMMTPQDVLQTGTQRTIAPRTHPYSPKIDGTRTPRDERRRAQHNEVERRRRDKINNWIVQLSKIIPDCNADNSKTGASKGGILSKACDYIRELRQTNQRMQEAFKEAERLQMDSELLRQQIEELKNENAVLRAQLQQHNLEMVGESARQ; from the exons aTGGACATGCTGGACCCGGGTCTGGATCCTGCTGCCTCGGCTaccgctgctgctgccgccgccag TCACGACAAGGGACCCGAGGCAGAGGAGGGCGTCGAGCTGCAGGAAG GCGGGGACGGCCCTGGGGCGGAGGAGCAGACGGCGGTGGCCATCGCCAGCGTCCAGCAGGCGGCGTTCGGCGACCACAACATCCAGTACCAATTCCGCACAGAGAATAATGGAGGACAG GTGACATACCGCGTAGTCCAGGTGACTGATGGTCAGCTGGACGGCCAGGGCGACACAGCAGGCGCCGTCAGCGTCGTGTCTACGGCTGCCTTCGCGGGGGGGCAGCAGGCTGTGACCCAGGTGGGTGTGGATGGGGCCACCCAGCGCCCCGGCCCCgctgctgcctctgtgccccCAGGTCCCGCAGCGCCCTTCCCACTG GCTGTAATCCAAAATCCCTTCAGCAATGGTGGCAGCCCGGCAGCTGAGGCTGTCAGTGGGGAGGCACGATTTGCCTATTTCCCAGCGTCCAGTGTGGGAGATACCACGGCTGTGTCCGTACAGACCACAGACCAGAGCTTGCAGGCTGGAg GCCAGTTCTATGTCATGATGACGCCCCAGGACGTGCTTCAGACAGGAACGCAGAGGACAATTGCACCCCGGACACACCCCTACTCCCC gaaaATCGACGGAACCAGGACACCACGGGATGAGAGAAGGAGAGCTCAACATAATGAAG TGGAGCGGAGGCGGAGGGACAAGATCAACAACTGGATCGTCCAGCTTTCAAAAATCATTCCAGATTGTAATGCAGATAATAGCAAGACAGGAGCG AGTAAAGGAGGGATCCTGTCGAAGGCCTGCGACTACATCCGGGAGCTGCGCCAGACCAACCAGCGCATGCAGGAGGCCTTCAAGGAGGCCGAGCGGCTGCAGATGGACAGTGAGCTCCTGAGGCAGCAG ATCGAGGAGCTGAAGAACGAGAACGCCGTGCTCCGCGCCCAGCTGCAGCAGCACAACCTGGAGATGGTGGGCGAGAGCGCCCGGCAGTGA